In one window of Comamonas testosteroni DNA:
- a CDS encoding FecR family protein codes for MDRNTEQAIDWLITLDSGRVSETQRQAFELWLHQSPLHAQAWALLQQRLSSSMGTASTQMRHDGSGHTALGIQALLAPIPTAARRRKLLGGGLAALVASATAGWMVHRQTPLTTLAADLRTGTAQRLKHCLPDGSEIVLDARSAIDIAFNDAQRLVHLREGALMVHVQAEAAAAPFRPFVVQSAQGHAQALGTRFMVRQTQGGTLVHVSEHSVRLSLPNGQLHTLHEGQSAWMDANQITPIETEPMDPAAWVDGVISVRDQSLGEVIEALRPYQTGIIRISPQAARVRIFGVFSLAQPQQMLQDLVNTHPIQIRQWGSWLTVIEMSESGS; via the coding sequence ATGGACCGCAACACAGAGCAAGCCATTGACTGGCTGATCACGCTGGATTCCGGCCGCGTCAGCGAGACGCAGAGGCAGGCCTTCGAACTGTGGCTGCACCAGTCGCCACTCCATGCACAGGCCTGGGCCTTGTTGCAGCAACGCCTGTCCAGCAGCATGGGCACGGCATCAACCCAGATGCGCCACGATGGCAGCGGCCATACCGCACTGGGTATTCAGGCACTGCTGGCCCCGATCCCTACGGCCGCTCGCAGACGAAAATTACTCGGTGGCGGCCTTGCCGCCCTGGTAGCCAGCGCCACAGCGGGCTGGATGGTGCATCGCCAGACACCGCTGACCACGTTGGCCGCCGACCTGCGCACGGGAACGGCGCAGCGCCTCAAGCATTGCCTGCCCGATGGCAGCGAGATTGTGCTGGATGCCCGCTCCGCCATAGACATTGCCTTCAATGACGCTCAGCGCCTGGTGCACCTGAGAGAAGGCGCCCTCATGGTGCATGTGCAGGCCGAGGCTGCTGCTGCGCCCTTTCGCCCCTTTGTCGTACAAAGCGCGCAAGGGCATGCACAGGCGCTTGGTACGCGCTTCATGGTGCGCCAGACACAAGGCGGAACGCTGGTGCATGTCAGCGAACACAGCGTTCGCCTGAGCCTCCCAAACGGCCAGCTGCACACACTGCATGAAGGTCAAAGCGCCTGGATGGACGCCAATCAGATCACTCCCATAGAAACAGAACCTATGGATCCCGCGGCATGGGTCGACGGGGTCATCAGTGTTCGCGATCAATCTCTGGGCGAAGTGATAGAGGCGCTGCGCCCCTACCAGACCGGAATCATCCGCATCAGCCCACAAGCCGCTCGGGTGCGCATCTTCGGTGTCTTCTCCCTGGCTCAACCCCAGCAGATGCTGCAAGACCTGGTCAACACCCACCCGATACAGATTCGCCAATGGGGCTCTTGGCTTACGGTGATTGAAATGAGCGAAAGTGGCTCGTAA
- a CDS encoding sigma-70 family RNA polymerase sigma factor, whose protein sequence is MSSQPAADPVHTLYVDHHAWLQSWLLRRLGNTHQAADLTQDTFVRVIAAQQVHAIREPKAYLTTLAQRVLYHFWRRRELEQAWLDALATLPEEVAPSPEDYALVREAIEAVDQWMEGLSPKVRQVFLLRRLEDLKHAEIAELMCLSVATVERYMKQALMQLMQMPQSPAH, encoded by the coding sequence ATGTCTTCACAGCCTGCAGCGGACCCGGTGCACACGCTCTATGTCGATCACCATGCCTGGCTGCAGAGCTGGCTGCTGCGCAGACTGGGTAATACGCATCAGGCTGCAGATCTGACCCAAGACACGTTTGTCAGAGTGATCGCAGCGCAGCAGGTGCATGCCATTCGTGAACCCAAGGCCTATCTGACCACCTTGGCCCAGCGGGTGCTCTACCACTTCTGGCGCAGGCGGGAACTCGAGCAAGCCTGGCTGGATGCACTGGCCACGCTGCCCGAGGAAGTCGCGCCCTCGCCCGAAGACTATGCGCTGGTTCGCGAAGCCATAGAAGCGGTGGATCAGTGGATGGAGGGCCTGTCGCCCAAGGTTCGCCAAGTGTTTCTGCTGCGCCGCCTCGAAGATCTGAAACATGCAGAAATTGCCGAGCTCATGTGCCTGTCTGTCGCCACCGTGGAGCGCTACATGAAGCAGGCATTGATGCAGCTCATGCAGATGCCGCAGTCCCCTGCGCATTGA